The genome window CATCGTCTGACCCTCTAATGGACATTAGAGCTAACTCCCTCGCTTTCCAAGCTTTTGAATATGATCAAACCAAAGTTGTGTTTCACATATCTCATTATGTCACTTGGTGTGTGTATCTCATTAATaccaatgaattttttttgaaaattactactaacttcaattttctttcttttaattaataaagttttttttacttttcaattttcccTATAAAACCCACCTATTTCTTCAAACTTTTCACACCACCAAAATCATTTACCACTCATCAATTTATGAAAGCCTATTGATGTAGGCTTTTTTGTGATTAAATAAATCATGgaattagtatttttttttttaatcttttaaatTGTTGATGCGACTTGGAGCTCAgcattgttgatttttttttttctcttttcataatcatggaaacaaacaaaatctaTGTTCTTCATTcggcatttttttttcctcaaactCCCACATATACACAATTATCTAGGGCGGGCATCTCATTTGAATTATCCGTATACCAATTGTACCGTACCgacggtttggtttggtttgatttggttaaataattattttttaattttaattactcTGATTCGATCAGTACCGAgatgtttggtttggttaacgGAAACAATATTTCTAACCTAAGGAAACCCGTACCGATCCGATATTTATACTTattctattatttaaatacaaaacaagaaactaaAGATAAATATAATCAGCATTTTGTATCACTGGTTTATCACTGCTGTATCACTTCTTTATCACCATGGTATCATTACTTTATCACCATTCTATCACTTCTTTATCACCCGGGTACTGTAGCACTTTTTGGTCAAAGAGGAATTTATGAATTTCCTATGTTTTCTAGTTTCGACCTTTGTCCCGTTTTTTGCCTATAACTTTCCAACCATTGATCcaaattttatgttctttatatattttgattcaatatgaaaaactgaagaacCTAGAGTGGAACAAAtgtcaaaattatttaaataaatatacagaaTTCAGTAAAAATAGCACTCAAATGttcaaacaacaaacacaTATGGCTCCCAATACATCTTGATTATATATTTGAATGATATAGTGACaagttatttgatttcatagaTGAGTTAGACTATtggatttttatattttacaaggATAATTTGGTGTATTTGTTCAAGAACTTATGTTATGTGAAAGTattataaattgtatttttattagtaTGTTTTTATTACGGTACTATCGGCATATCGATTCAATCCGAACAGAATATTAGGTTAATTGATTCGAAGTCTACCGAAGTCTTTGATTTAATTAACGGAAGAGAAAATAGTCTACCAAAATCTTTAGTTTAGTTAACAAAAAAGCCATCTACCATTCCGAACTGATCCGTGTCCAGACCTATAATTAACCAAGCATGGGTCGGCTGGATGAGAAAACCATATAAAAGTTGAAACCCATAAAAATCCAAAGTTTACCCgtcaaataagaaaagagaCCCGTTTGATGAAGATTAACTATTTTACTTAATGAGGTACGACACTTGTTGGATAAACGTCGTCAAGCActtcaaacaaagaaaataaagcaaaGAATCTGAATCTCTAAGAGATATTTAAATTGAGCTGTCAGGCAAGCTGAAAAGAGGAGATGGCATGCAGCTGCCGCTAGGCAACTAGGTGTGCAGAGATGCAGAGATGCAGCATGTGATTCCCTAATCACTATTGAGTTTTGTAGTTTGCAAAAAAAACactccaaataaaaaaagaaaaaaaaaagaaaaagaaaaagtgaaaatagTCTTGTCTCTTTTATGGCAGTTTGCAGAGATGCAGGTGCAGCATGTGATTCCCTAATTACTAGCTGAAGAATTAAAAGCggaaaaaagtaacaaaataaaattaagtcACACACTCTCTCTATAAAAGAGAAAGCCATATTCACAACATCGATCAGTTTTCATCATCAACTTAGAACTCTCTAGCTCTTTGGTGATCTGTTTGGccataaaactagaaagaAAATCGCACCTCAAGCTGCTAAActccaaacaaaacccaaaattcaggTAACAAATTCATTCAAGTTAAATATTGCAatgcatttttctttaatttttgcaTACTTTGATCGCAACATTTATtaccaaaaagaagagaaaagtaTTGATATCACATTTGTTTCCTGGGTATCAATTTCAGCGAGTTAGAAGAGATTCGAGAGAGAATCATCCTATTTGAAGGAGTGATTATGTGTGTAAGGGATTTGCTCTTATGTATGCAACCAAGAATCTCCAACTTCCGTTCATACAAGTATACTGTTACTTATGGCTATGGAGTCACAAGCATTTTGGAATGGGCGGTTTCGGAAAGAGGTACTATGTTTGAAACTTTAAAAgaatgtttattattattttgttttatggtttttttggaataataaataattttttttagactaTCCATTTGTACTGGCTATAATTTGTTCCTTCAAGGGTGTGTGAATAGTCAAACGCCGTTAGCTACAAAACCCTAGCCCTCTTCCTTCCAGTGCGTTTTTGTTCAAGTCCAAGGCTGAAAGGGTTTCTGTTAATGTCAACTCCTTGAATACTAAAGTATGAAAGCGTAATCTTAACCTAATATTCTAAATTAccaactttaatttaataattttcaaatcaaGTTAGGCAAAGTAAAAAGTGACTTTAACCATTTCTTTAGTTCTTTGGATTAGGAAGTTTGTTCTTGTGGATCACTTCTGTGAGGAAGATGACTCTGTCTGTGTTTTGTTTGGCAGTTTTGGATTGATGGGCTACGAATGGACGTAGGTCATTTAGATTTTAGTGCTGCTTTGACTATTTTTGTTCTGCTTCTGCTTTTTTCTGAGTCTTGGACAATTTCTTCTTGCTgttattaattaatgaaatgACTACACTGCTTATTTATTGGGTAAAGAGCTTGGAATTGGGAGTAATTCTATAGTGCCTTGGCTGTACTGGTACAGCCGATCACATGTGTGTCAcgtaagtttttttaaaaacatgtGAAACCGTAGCAGCAGGTTAACAGGTTAAACGATTTCACGCGCGCATTACTGTCGACGTCCTCTTCTTCCCTAAACTCATCTGGTTGAAGTTCAAATTGATTTCTTCGCGGTGTTCaaagtcatcttcttcaactcctctttgtatttttcaaaGTCATTCTCTTCGTGGTCTTCCTCCTCTCTGCAACATCTGGTTGAAGTTCAAACTGATTTCTTCGTGGTCTTCaaagtcatcttcttcaactcctCTTCGTGGTCTTCAAAGTCATCCTCTTCGTGGTCTTCCTCGTGTTTGCAACATCTCTATCTTCTTTGTCATCATTGTCAAAAACCCccaattttagggtttggattttggttataattttagggtttagcatTTTGGGTTGATAATAGGAATTGGAATTGAGTTTTTCCAGTCAGTGGTGGGTTGTTGGCACTCCTCTCATATGCAATCGAGCCCTTGTGAAAGCATTTGGTATTTGCTCCTTGTGAAAGTAAGTTAACACTATGTTTTATGTTattgttaattaaaattcTGTGGTGATAATTTGGGGCAAGAGGGGAAGTAGGTTTCTGACATTCATGAGATGAAGTGAGTTTCTCATTCTCAAAGTGTGGTGAGGTGATTTGGGTATCTCACATTCATGGTTGTAATGTTCATGCAATTTTAACTACtgtcatgcaattgcatatgtCTATATGCAATTACTAATCGCCTGTATGCAAATCCAAGTCACTGAATGCAATTACagtatatagttttgttttcaaattatGCAAGTGAGGTGATTTTGTCTTCGGTAGGTAGGTTTGACTgtgtttttgaatattttgttattgagAGTAAAGTGTTCCGAAAGTGTAATGTTAGGATTGGTTAAGATTTGGATTGAGATTTTATATGATTGAGAATCCCGACCCAATAGAGAAATGCATGGGTGGGTTGTGTGCATTATCTGTGCAATGTTAGAATCGAGGGCTGTTGCACTTGCAAGTAGTGTCGTGCAATTGCATATCAGTATATTCAATTACTAAGAGACTGTGTGCAAATCCAGGTCCGAGTGGAGGAAATTGAACCTACAGCTGAGTTTACTCTCGGGGACATTGATTTGGATCAACCTACAGCTGTGCTATCTCAGTTGAACGTTTGGTTGAATGATAAAGGTAAAGCTGTGGAACAAGGGGTCCAATTacggaaaaggaagaggatcatTCCTATGTGGAAGATCATTGAAGGTAGTGAATTGGTTCAAAAAACTCTGCCAGAGACAACCCGACTTCAGATGTTAGACCCAATGAAGGCGATTCCGCATGATGATATGGTGAAATTGCTGAAACTTTGTTGGGAATGGCGCCATAACCCAAAGTAAGTCCCTTGTTTTTTGAGATAAAAGGCATgagtgtatatattttttaattgttgtgttctaaaacttttttatattcatagtTTGGTGATGCAATTTGGCAACGTGGAAGCTGAGATTGAATTCTTCGCTTCCCTCGTCAATGctgatggttggctgaaaggagatgtaagtttaattgattatgcatttgttttaatgtaCATAGATTATGtgattgacaagaaaaacatgttgcaGCACATTGATTTGGGGTTGTATCTCATCCGGAAGTGACAACAAGAGTTGGAGGAAGTAGAAATATCGAACTGGACAACGACCgatgtattttttatggtaTGTCATGGGCCTTGACCAAGTGCTGTtaataattacaaattatCCATACTTGCTTTGTGGAGGTGTTTAACCATTGATTGTTTTCTATTTCACAGAATCACATTCATACTTTCTTTGTggataataaaagaaaaaaagagcagGTCGGCTGGAAAATTAGAAACAGTTTACTGAACGTTGTAAATGGCAAGGTTCCGACGTGTGGGATGGATTGGCAGAACATATATAAGGTGTATGCCCCTTGTAGGTTGACGAAGTACAAGCATTGGGTGGCTGTAATGATTGATCTGGTTTTGTGTGAAATCAAAGTGTATGATTCAAAGGTTTCACTTATTCCAGATGAGATCTTAAAGGAAGAACTCGCCCCGCTTTCAATTACGATTCCAAATCTTCTCAACACCATCGACTTTTATGAAGAAGGTGTTTACACAAACAATTGCAGCCGAGATTGGTGGTGTCCGTGGCCAATTAATTTGGTTTGCTTAATTAAGCATTGAAGGGCATGGTTGATTGGCGTGTAGCAGGGATGTTGGCtctttcttcatttattttttctctgcGTGCATTAACTAAGGGATGTTTTCTGCGCAAGAGGGTGTGTGGGGTTTCCTTGAGTGGGCTAGGAGTATTACTATAGgctaaaacaaattaagacacctgggctatagcccaNGTTAGCCTGGGAATGGATCCGTCCCTGATTNNNNNNNNNNNNNNNNATACTTTCCCCCTACAGTTCACACGACCCATTATGGTGGNGGTCCTAAGGTTTTGGAGGCCCTAGGCNNNNNNNNNNNNNNNNNNNTCTTACTCTCTATGTATATTTATGNgatttttttatttcaataagtttaaaaaataattatatgaaCTCAAAGTCAAAATTGTAACCTAAAAAGAATCAAANAAAATGTAATTCACATCACTTTATAAAATGCATCAAAACATCACTNGTCTTGCATTTTTTGATGCCAAAGNNNNNNNNNNNNNTGCATAATCAAGTTTTTCTACCATACTTTttcaatagaaaatataaGCAATAGTCTTGTGGGTTTTTACCTTCTTGTTCTTCCTCGAAAATCACTTCCTCTTGNNNTAGATATTCAataataaactttttttttattttttttatttttaatttgttgagTAGAGCAAATTTTCCTATATGCTACtaggtttttttgtttttgctagGATATATGCTAGTAGGTTACCCTATTCAACTAGGTTAACTTATTAAACTAgtttaacttttaaaaaataattggtCCCTTattaattttccattttttagttttagagtAAATAAttgggcttttttttaatagtactTGGgcttaatataaaattaatatagtACAATTTTTAAAGTAACATACATATGGTAGTTGGTCCTGTTTATTGTAGTGGTCTTTTGTTTGGTTATGTTTTGGACTTTTCTGTTAGTCCGTAGCATGAGTGGTCCTCTTTCTTACCCTAGGGTTTTTCCCATGTGGTTTTCCTAGAAAAGTTTTAACAAGGTCACTGTTCTCATTCTAATATTTGTATAAATctattgaattatgaatgaaattcCTTTTtgtctataaaaaaaagttgactaAGTAGCAGAGAAAAAAGAGGCACGAACTGAAGAGTGGGAGTGGGCATCTAGAGCCAAAAATCGGAACACCAAGCCGCACcagatggaaaaaaaattggaaaaaaaccCGTGTTGACTAAAAATCAACAAACCGTACCGAATTGGTTCAAACCGGTTTCCAAGCCCAACTTCAAAACACCTTTCTTTTCTAGGCCCAACCATCTCTCTTTGCATGGAAATGAATTTTTgtgaaccaaaaaataaaattttgattggaatttgtaaaataaattaaaaaatatcaagTTTGAAATCGAAAAAGCCGAAAACCGCACCTGaattagtttaaattaaaCCGGCcagtttcataatttttttcaccAAAACTAGACCAAATCACACCGATTAAATAGTACCAGTTTCAATTCCAATGTAAGATGGAAACTGAATTGGACAGGACCGCGCCAGCCCTACTGAAAAGAACTGGCAGGGCCACAGCTGCGAGATGGAGTTTCTAGCTCCAACATATATCCAGTTTGGATACATTTTAGTagtataaatatttttgtttttgggacaTGTACTACTCTTTCTAATTGGCTGGGCCTTTACTCGACTGCCCCCATGCCCTTCAATCTGACCCAGCCGTCCAATATCGGCTTCTCTCActctaatttaatttatttagttatttttattttgtcaattttatttagttaatttattagttaatgttttgtttatttaacataaaattattataaaaagtaCTTCACACAAGacaaaatgttaaaatggTCCAGCTCctaaaaaattagacaaacaTGTCCAGTCATTGTCCGACAGTGACATGAAATAACTCTTATGTCATTGTCGGATAGTGACACGAGAGTTGTTCAATGTCACTCTCAATGAGTGACATAAAAGTTATTTCATGTCAATGTCGGACAGTGACTGGACTGGGTTGTCTAATGTTTTAGGGGCTGGATAATTTTATCTTAATGCCCTCCTATTTGTCCTTCTATGCTAAAGCCCCTTTATTTAATTCGTTTAATTAGTGTTTTAGTTTCACTAAGTAGTTTTAATTCTTCCGAAAATAGCTAGTTTTTAAATGATTAACTTCATTAATTCATAATAGTTGATGACTCGCGTTTATTAGGAATTCCTCATTGAAGACCAACAATTGTAATGATTTATCCCAATCACGATGAAATTTCAAAGATTATCCGAGCCTGTTGGCCAAGATTATAGACTCGTTGAATACATCAATGTAACGCATATGCGTCCTAGAGCATCTAAGGATAACTAACTCCACCATTAAATGCACattttcatgaccattttgtccaAATTAACAATTTGGAACTACAATATATAGTAGCAGAGCAGGCCTTGGGCCAGGACTATAGCCTGGGGCCCACAGCtgaggggggcccaaatttttttttaaaagcctatgtatatatgtgtataaaaaaaaatattaaaacaaaagaagttgCTGCCTGTACCTGTCAATGAAAAGGGAACCAATCAATCCAATCAGTCTTTATATACTCAATATCAAGAAGAAACGTATTGAGTAAGGAAGTCccttattaattatataatataatataaaacaaatcaacaaatATGGGGAATCAAAACAGACTCTTAGccacaaaaagaaggaaaaacccTTCGACCTTCTCAGTTCATAACGCAACGcaagcaattttttttggtgattcTCCTCTTCTCCAACAGAGTTGGAAAATAAATCATCCACAAGCTAGACCAGTGCCTTTCTTTgaaggtaatttttttttttccaaatacATATAGAATCtatatgtataaattttgtaaattgtaatagatatctttgttaactttttcttatttattatttgatttaacAGAAAACTTGGCTGGGATTCTTGTTCTTTATAATTGGAAGTTTCGTAAATATTTTTCGCAATTGTATTTGTATAGATGTCCGTTTCAACAGTTTCACATTTTAATCAAGCGCATGTGATAAATCGTCGTCTTAAAAGTTTTCCTTTATCGCCAGTATTTTTCTAGAGGTCCATCttagtagttttttttttctttcttttatagcGTGTAAACTGTTAAtgctgggagatatgatgaagacattgtcaatgctttgaacTATACGAGTCCTGCAGAAAGATAAAGGACCAAACtgttaaagaaactgaaacaacgacggttttctgttataccgtcgtcttttcTCGTCGTCTATATTAAGGTAAGATGGCGGAGATTTATAATTATcgacgtagattattttgttaaacgtcgttaagtgtaatacaaccgacgtggattttatttttaaattataaatatagttttttttcccgaattctttcagttttagttttcaattacaaagcgtgataaatagatttttctttcccgaggaaatttaaaatgagggaaattaatgttctagaatttgtaaactAACACGACGTAATATTACTAACCCgaggaaattataaatagattttgCTTTCCcgaagaaattttaaattaattcagtttgaaacaacgacggttttttgttatgccgtcgtttttaactaacacgacgcaatatttgttttgcgacGNggaatcttttcatttaacgtcgttaggtttaatataaccgacgtggatttgaatttttaaattatgaatagaatttttttttccgtgacctttcagtttatttttcaattacaNtgcgttataaatagagttttttttccggaggaaatttaaaatgaaggaaattaatgttctggaatatgtaaagtttcttttttggatgacagatttaaataaaataagaatataaaaacaacgactgtttttgtattactgtcgtcgtttttcgtcgtcttaagtaagaNNNNNNNgacgtaatatatttgttgagcgacgttgatttgttttttaaacgtcgttaggtataatataaccgtcgttgaaaattgtctctctgattgcaaatttgcaacgacgttaggtataatatttgtagatacacaaacgcaNacacatcatcaacttccaaaaaattgtctctcNgattgcaaatctgtgtcatctgttaagattatgatgtggaacagagttccatctggtaagatttcgtaacccttgggatctcagaaaaatctgattatgtcggcggttttctatataaaccgtcgtggttatttcaattcttgtcattaagtagatctaccgacgtaggataagaaaatcaaaNaaaaaaattgttaacaaaaattcttattaagacgacggtttaaattaaaggtacgacgtataaaatgaataaatacgacgttaaattttatagtacgatttaaagataacgtcgtagaactatacgagaatgacgtcgatatatttatattttccNtcgttgtacattaatttaatacggcgatattttgtattttaaagccgtggatttgtttgtaattatacggcgtcttNtacgaaaacctcgtcgtgttattttatgagtaaaaacggcgggtTTTATTGAAATCNtcgtctttactttctacgtcggtcgattcataacttctgccgttctttgttggctttgattttNcactgcggaaatctgtttcaaatagacgtcggttgtttaattaggtacatcgttgtttttgaacagccatttgaatctccatttttagttgtctaaggtggtattacacgacggtgcttttagaaccgtcgtctttttaaaaaccacgacggttttcacttagaccgtcgttgttttctggtcgtctttttcactttttgtagtaatGTGTCtatgccaaaaaaaataaaaaaaattcctgtTTTGTTTGAGTTTCTGTTCCCAACATCAAATAGATTTACAACACTCATCAATATTACTTATAGAATTTGTATAAACAATTGAAATCACAGTATTAAACATTCTTATGCTGGATAGAACACAAAGAAGCACCTGACACAGAGAGTCCAGAATTTGGACGATAAATTGCTAGAGCATAAATATTTCTAGACAATGTATGTCATTTTCTGCATATCATGAGCTTTTATTTctaaattcataattcaaattaaaaaactacTAGTTTGATGAGGCTTATCGATGAAACTTCTGACATTATCAATATAGAAGTAATAGGATGAATGTCGCAGCTGGTTggttgattattattattgttaggaaataggaaactgtgaaaacatgaaaattggaaaattcgaaataggaaataggaaaaaaggacacttggaaaataggcaaattcacaaattggaaaattgaaaattggataattggaaaattggaatatTGGATAACTggataattgaaaaaaaggaaatcaggcaacttggaaaatagcaaaattggaaatagaacaaaaggaaagttagcaaattgaaaaattggaaaattggaaataggaaaaaaaggaaactaagAAAATAGTCcaattggaaaaaagaaaattggataattggacaaaaacttaaaatttgaaaaatggaaataggaaacagggacacatggaaaataagaaaattggAAACGAATTGAAATTGTGGAAATGGGAAACAAGACAATTACCATATTGGacaattttaattactttttgaATTAGGCAAAGTAggcaactttttttaattacataatggGAAAATGGGAACatagaaaaattagaaaactggaaatagaacaaaaggaaacttgggaCATTGcacaataggaaaatagggaataggaaaaaataggcaaaaataatgaaaaattggaaaattggaaaattggatgacacatggaaaataggaaaatatgaaGAATGGAAAAATGGAAACGAATTGAGATTGCTGAAATGAGAAATAAGACAATAACCATATTGGTCAATTTGAATGAGTTGGTCAATTAGGCAAATAGGCAAATCCCTTATTTGAAATTACATAATGAGAAAATTACCAAGTTCAGAACGTCCAacatacaaatatattacaaaaaggcATACAGTCAACTAGGTAATAACTCCCGCCCAATACTATCCCGCCTAAGACTCCTGCCAATCCTTCCCGCCAATTACTCCCCCTAATCCCTCCCGCCAATAATTCTCTGAGTTACTCCAGGTCATTAAAACCTGCCTATATTAATCAACCCAgctgtttgaaatgaaaacttccATCACATTAACTCCTGCTTACAGTCATTACCTTCCCCACTGATTTCACTCACATCGCATTTAGTCCcctttttttccaattaaGTTGTACACCAGGCTACAATAAATATCGAAGACCATGGACCATAACCTTACACCAAACCCAAGGCTTTCAATTACTGAAGGAGGGGAGACTGAAACACAAGCCAAGTCACCCAATTCACTCCCTGCAGACTTGGTCCATGGCATGCAGCAATGTCGAGGCAATACCATGTTTTGGAAAAATCTTCATGCAGACATAGTTTCAAAAATTGTGGAGGGCCAAGCTAGATGGGGTGTCATAAAAAACCGCACAATTCGCTCTCGTTATCATGCGCGCATGCATCTCCTACATATAAAgacaatgaaagaaaaaattgaaattgccCCTGCCACTGCAATTATGGTATTCAAGGAATCAGAAGCAATGGCCAAGTTGAAGCAAGAAGAAGTGGAAAGCGGATTCGAACTATTTCATAAGTTTGCAAAAATAGTGGATCCGGCAGGAAACTGGGCCAACATCACTGTGGCCGGGGTCATGAATTTCATGGGTCGCGGTCACCGCACTTGAAGAGTATGCAACTTCGAATTTGTCAACAGCAGGGAAATGGAACTATGAGGTGgcttatttttgtattatgtaacgATGGGGTGGCCTGTTGTTGTACTATGTAAGTTTGGAAATAGGATTTTATGGAATGATGAAGcctctttttgtatttgtgcGTATACAGTTTATCAGTGTCCAGTTCAGTGGCGATATAGCAGCAATAACTATGCAATAAACATGCGTTTAATGGCAATATTATGTCAATAAGAGTACAATAAAGTGATGATAGAGTTACAATAGGATCCTATTACAGTACGTACTGAATCAGaatgttttttaaattatttggtccaaaaaaatactaataaataaacaaaaaagtaattacAACCTGGAAAAATGATGAATTATACATCCCTTAAAAGACATATGGCCTACAGTACAGACCTTCAAAatgaactctctctctctctctctctctctctctctctctctctctctctctatatatatatatatatatatatatataatgcatgccTTGTAGCACCATCACATCCCCCTCTAAATTACACAAACATGacaccccaaaacctcatgcTCCTTCCTCTTTCAACCCCTAAATTATCCATTGGATGCCCAATACTAGATGACTGCTTGGGGGGTGGGATACCCTGCAACTCCATAATAGAATTGGTAGGGGAGAGTGGTTCCGGGAAGACGCAGCTTTGTCTCCAACTTACGGTACGAGATCAGCTCCCACCCTCACATGGTGGACTAGGGGGCTCCTCCGTCTACATATTCACAGAATTCAGCTTCCCATTTCGTCGATTGCAACAACTAGGCAACCTTTATCATGCATCATACCCCAACTTAATAAGGTTGGAGCCATTGGAAGACATATATGTTCATGGTGTTCATGATGCTCAACAACTCATCCATGTCCTTGGAGACATAGAAGCATTTATTGCCATTGATCACACCCGCCTACCTGTG of Prunus dulcis chromosome 4, ALMONDv2, whole genome shotgun sequence contains these proteins:
- the LOC117625536 gene encoding DNA repair protein XRCC3 homolog → MTPQNLMLLPLSTPKLSIGCPILDDCLGGGIPCNSIIELVGESGSGKTQLCLQLTVRDQLPPSHGGLGGSSVYIFTEFSFPFRRLQQLGNLYHASYPNLIRLEPLEDIYVHGVHDAQQLIHVLGDIEAFIAIDHTRLPVKLIVIDSIAALFRSQYQTTAADLKRRFEMFFNISGTLKGLANKFGLAVVVTNQVVDFIGPHDKVNGVRLGNLESPDTSGRRVNILKGGWDTSDLKHKRS